A stretch of Paludisphaera borealis DNA encodes these proteins:
- a CDS encoding Ig-like domain repeat protein, whose translation MKTLRASFGRTGLFQGHGATKRRRLRPTAELLEDRLAPATGGFSALGAGTQSLSTNSYIQQAKLTSSTPGGELNFGWGISLTADGETLVVGTPGGGPDSVPGSVVVYTRSDRVWTEVARLTSPAGAASSDDFGIGVAISADGTTLAVGSKSGLFEHGPAALYVYARSGSEWDLTQTVTLADSNGFGAWLSISDDGGVIAGGAAYADSVRGAAYVFSRTDGVYIQEPPVVAPNGEANDFFGTSIALSGDGRTLAAGSLESNHDYAGSGAVYIYEKSGLDWTFVTRLSVPRASSLSGKVALNGDGSVLLAGGSSPEAEAGIASVIRVYIKSDSSWTQSSKLTGFDVPASYSYGEWVALSSDGATALVGSPFARISGADDQGAAYLFTLEDSTWTQVARLTAFDGAASDNFGTQIAIRGRTIVVAAPRATIGSHRGQGAVYVFDEPQGFAVTVDPVSQTGYPTTTTTFTAAATGAATLSTQWQVSTDGGSNWSNIVGATSQWYAFAPALINSGNQYRAVFTNEANETVTTNPATLTVVKATPVITITPSVNPRKIGDGLSFQIDVGSNIPAARTPNGGVVSLTIGSFHVSATLENSRQTFSIPTTLAPGVYTVTATYDGALDPVFGSAVATTTQIIVRASSSIEGQVSATTATAGQSVTLTGVVTATGGVNPPTGRVLFTDNGQPIGFGALSPSDMPGVSITVFTTGPLTTGEHYFQMVYQGDSETFASASGVYRVDVSAPLYTATTTTLASSRSPFTTGGAVTFTATVVDASGPGHPTSGPVDFYVGGVLVASTPLDADGEAKLTTTALVPGVYTLIARYRGWDHIQPSESDSLYQFVSPAVVTTTRLISTLNPSMVGESVTFFAAVTDVSGLFRLWPGDIDFYVGDQLIATSPVYPSGQAAFTTSALVPGWYTLTARYRGTEDFRSSQSLPLSQTVNQTTTTLTSSQNPLKAGDEVTFTATVADASGAGRPTSGEVDFYIGGVLVATSSLDADGNATLATTALVPGDYTLIAVYRGTEDALGSVSNSLFQTVGAQATATASIASAARSSLPSPEAPVVQPVSTAPAARPSRFQAMRANIVAARAERLATRVIPQRLTTAHRWR comes from the coding sequence ATGAAGACTCTGCGCGCATCGTTTGGTCGAACGGGGCTTTTCCAGGGGCACGGGGCGACGAAGCGACGGCGGTTGCGACCGACGGCCGAGCTGCTGGAAGATCGCCTGGCACCGGCGACGGGGGGCTTCTCGGCCCTGGGGGCGGGCACCCAGTCCCTGTCGACCAACTCCTACATCCAGCAGGCCAAGCTGACGTCGTCGACCCCGGGCGGAGAGCTCAACTTCGGCTGGGGGATCTCGTTGACGGCGGATGGCGAAACGCTGGTGGTCGGCACACCTGGCGGGGGCCCAGACTCCGTGCCCGGGTCGGTCGTCGTCTATACTCGCAGCGATCGGGTCTGGACTGAGGTCGCCAGACTGACTTCTCCCGCCGGAGCCGCTAGTAGCGACGACTTCGGCATTGGGGTCGCCATCAGCGCCGATGGGACTACTTTGGCGGTTGGCTCGAAATCGGGCCTGTTCGAGCACGGCCCTGCCGCGCTGTACGTGTACGCGCGATCGGGTTCGGAATGGGATTTGACCCAGACGGTGACCCTCGCCGACAGCAATGGGTTCGGCGCGTGGTTGTCCATCAGCGACGACGGCGGCGTTATCGCGGGCGGGGCTGCGTACGCCGACTCGGTGCGAGGGGCGGCTTACGTCTTCTCGCGAACGGACGGCGTCTACATCCAGGAGCCCCCGGTCGTCGCCCCCAACGGCGAGGCGAACGACTTCTTCGGCACTTCGATTGCGCTGAGCGGCGATGGCCGCACGCTGGCGGCCGGCTCGTTAGAATCAAATCATGACTACGCCGGCTCGGGCGCTGTTTACATCTACGAGAAATCAGGGCTGGACTGGACTTTTGTGACCAGGCTGAGCGTCCCACGGGCGTCGAGCCTCAGCGGGAAGGTCGCGCTCAATGGCGACGGTTCCGTGCTTCTGGCCGGAGGGTCGTCGCCGGAAGCCGAGGCTGGCATTGCGTCTGTCATCCGTGTCTACATCAAATCGGACTCCTCCTGGACCCAGAGCAGCAAGCTGACCGGCTTCGATGTGCCCGCGAGTTACTCGTACGGCGAGTGGGTCGCGCTAAGCTCCGACGGGGCCACGGCGTTAGTTGGGTCACCTTTCGCCAGAATCTCCGGTGCCGACGACCAAGGTGCCGCGTACCTATTCACTCTGGAAGACTCGACGTGGACTCAGGTCGCCAGATTGACGGCCTTCGACGGCGCGGCCAGCGATAATTTTGGCACTCAAATCGCAATCCGCGGACGGACTATCGTCGTCGCGGCGCCTCGGGCCACGATCGGATCGCACCGCGGGCAGGGCGCCGTCTACGTCTTCGACGAACCCCAGGGTTTCGCCGTGACCGTCGATCCGGTCAGCCAGACCGGGTATCCAACGACGACCACCACGTTCACGGCCGCCGCGACGGGGGCTGCGACCCTCTCGACGCAGTGGCAGGTCAGCACCGACGGCGGCTCGAACTGGTCGAACATCGTCGGCGCGACGAGCCAGTGGTACGCCTTCGCCCCCGCCCTGATCAACTCGGGCAACCAGTACCGCGCCGTGTTCACCAATGAGGCGAACGAGACGGTGACGACCAACCCTGCGACGCTCACGGTCGTGAAGGCGACCCCGGTGATCACGATCACGCCCAGCGTCAACCCGCGCAAGATCGGCGATGGGCTCTCGTTCCAGATCGACGTCGGGTCCAACATTCCCGCCGCGAGGACGCCCAACGGCGGGGTCGTCAGCCTGACCATCGGATCGTTCCACGTCTCGGCGACGCTTGAGAACAGTCGGCAGACTTTCAGCATCCCGACCACGCTGGCACCAGGCGTTTACACCGTCACCGCGACCTACGACGGCGCGCTGGACCCCGTGTTCGGCTCGGCCGTCGCGACGACGACGCAAATCATCGTGCGGGCCTCATCGTCGATCGAGGGCCAGGTCTCAGCGACCACCGCGACGGCCGGCCAGAGCGTGACGCTGACCGGCGTCGTCACCGCGACCGGCGGCGTGAATCCGCCGACCGGGCGCGTGCTGTTCACCGACAACGGCCAGCCGATCGGGTTCGGAGCGCTTTCCCCCTCCGACATGCCCGGCGTTTCCATCACGGTGTTCACCACCGGCCCGCTGACCACCGGCGAGCATTACTTTCAGATGGTCTACCAGGGCGATTCCGAGACGTTCGCCTCGGCGTCCGGCGTTTATCGGGTAGACGTCTCCGCGCCGCTCTACACCGCGACGACGACCACGCTGGCGTCGAGCCGAAGTCCATTTACCACCGGCGGCGCGGTGACGTTCACCGCGACGGTCGTCGACGCGAGCGGGCCGGGCCATCCGACTTCCGGCCCCGTGGATTTCTACGTCGGCGGGGTGCTGGTTGCATCGACGCCGCTCGACGCCGACGGCGAGGCGAAGCTCACCACGACGGCGCTGGTCCCCGGCGTGTACACGCTGATCGCCAGGTATCGCGGCTGGGACCATATCCAGCCGAGCGAGTCGGACTCGCTTTACCAGTTCGTCAGCCCTGCCGTGGTGACGACGACCAGGTTGATCTCGACTCTGAACCCTTCGATGGTCGGCGAATCCGTGACGTTCTTCGCGGCGGTCACCGATGTGTCAGGGCTGTTCCGTCTGTGGCCGGGGGACATCGACTTCTACGTCGGCGACCAGTTGATCGCGACATCACCGGTCTATCCTAGCGGCCAGGCGGCGTTCACGACTTCGGCCCTGGTCCCGGGCTGGTACACCCTGACGGCCAGGTATCGGGGGACGGAAGACTTCAGGTCGAGCCAGTCACTTCCGCTCTCACAGACCGTCAACCAGACGACGACCACGTTGACGTCGAGCCAGAACCCGTTGAAAGCGGGAGATGAGGTGACGTTCACAGCGACGGTCGCCGATGCGAGCGGGGCGGGCCGTCCGACCTCGGGGGAAGTGGATTTCTACATCGGCGGGGTGCTGGTCGCAACGAGTTCGCTCGACGCCGATGGCAACGCGACTCTCGCCACGACAGCCCTGGTGCCGGGTGACTACACGCTGATCGCCGTTTATCGGGGGACGGAGGACGCTTTGGGGAGTGTGTCGAACAGCCTGTTTCAGACCGTCGGCGCACAGGCCACGGCGACGGCTTCGATTGCTTCTGCGGCGCGATCGTCCCTCCCCAGTCCAGAAGCCCCCGTAGTCCAGCCCGTTTCGACGGCCCCGGCGGCCCGGCCGTCCCGGTTCCAGGCGATGCGCGCGAACATCGTCGCCGCCCGCGCGGAGCGATTGGCGACGCGCGTCATCCCCCAGCGGTTGACCACGG
- a CDS encoding M12 family metallopeptidase, with translation MADQDPLPIDASKFQRAADSPSPDDVPTPGLCGNQPNGGPYVPSKPETAATSTRAVIDMDRRWKNGTRLQVVFLTGDDAWGQAIRQAVRRIAVQWSDYANITFDFDQPAAHITVNLVPGSIPQLGWSVNWGSYNCFMGTDCLNMRKQFPSLPSMNLVFPPNLQNDPNLMDAEFSRVILHEFGHALGLIHEHQRPDRPIDWTPDVFSYYGAPPNNWSQQMVQEQIINAVQGGTLMGGAFDINSIMMYQYPQGLAAYKDGTPFVSPNNVILTPLDKVVVAMAYPVEGAPASNEQTLVPGEAARPGKIDVAGRVGRYKFQPQTEGVYTIATTGMPALVALLGKRDDPAGRMLAAEGANAKLTFRPKNVGQDYFVQVRHARPTKGTGDFQIAVTQVS, from the coding sequence ATGGCCGACCAAGATCCCTTGCCCATCGACGCCTCGAAATTCCAGCGGGCGGCCGACTCGCCGTCGCCGGACGACGTCCCGACGCCCGGGCTGTGCGGGAACCAGCCGAACGGCGGCCCCTACGTCCCCAGCAAGCCTGAGACCGCCGCCACGTCGACGAGGGCGGTCATCGACATGGACCGCCGATGGAAAAACGGCACCCGGCTCCAGGTCGTTTTTTTGACCGGGGACGACGCCTGGGGCCAGGCGATCCGTCAAGCGGTCAGGAGAATCGCGGTCCAATGGAGCGACTATGCGAACATCACCTTCGATTTCGACCAGCCGGCGGCGCACATCACGGTGAACCTCGTCCCTGGGAGCATCCCCCAGCTCGGATGGTCGGTCAACTGGGGGAGCTATAACTGCTTCATGGGAACCGATTGCTTGAACATGCGCAAGCAATTCCCCTCCCTGCCGTCGATGAATCTGGTGTTCCCGCCCAACCTCCAAAACGATCCCAACTTGATGGATGCCGAGTTCAGCCGCGTGATTCTGCACGAATTCGGTCACGCGCTGGGACTCATTCACGAGCATCAACGACCTGACAGGCCGATCGATTGGACCCCTGACGTCTTCTCGTACTACGGCGCGCCCCCTAACAATTGGTCTCAGCAAATGGTTCAGGAGCAGATCATCAACGCCGTGCAAGGCGGCACGCTGATGGGGGGGGCGTTCGACATCAACTCGATCATGATGTACCAATATCCGCAGGGACTGGCGGCTTATAAGGACGGCACCCCTTTCGTCTCACCCAACAACGTCATCCTCACGCCGCTCGACAAGGTCGTCGTGGCCATGGCCTATCCCGTCGAAGGAGCCCCCGCCTCGAACGAGCAGACGCTCGTCCCCGGCGAGGCTGCGCGACCCGGCAAGATCGATGTCGCCGGCCGCGTGGGCCGCTACAAGTTCCAACCTCAGACCGAGGGGGTCTATACGATCGCGACCACGGGAATGCCCGCACTCGTCGCCTTATTAGGCAAACGAGACGATCCGGCAGGTCGGATGCTGGCCGCTGAGGGAGCGAACGCGAAACTCACGTTCCGGCCCAAGAACGTGGGCCAGGACTATTTCGTTCAGGTCCGTCATGCGCGGCCGACAAAGGGCACTGGCGATTTCCAGATCGCCGTGACACAGGTTTCCTGA
- a CDS encoding Ig-like domain repeat protein, which produces MRTPRAAVGRTRLFQSTAAARRRRWRPTAELLEDRLAPATGAWSALGAAAPGLLNGQSTTDSYFRQTTLMTPGPAAGAMFGSSVSMTADGGTVAIGAPHLSSGQPGVEPGTVTLFTRTDRVWTSIATFSSPAGDHSFGDAVALSADGDTLAVGAQAGDVQHGAASLYIYTRSGTAWTLSQYVNMADGGGFGASLAISDDGSVIVAGAAYTNVGAHSAQGTVYVFTRADGVYTQGPAIVAADGATNDLFGKSIALSGDGSTLAVSAPAAQVVGPSVGAVYVYDHSGADWTFATRLEPAPSSTLGGPVAIDGDGSTLVIAGATTFINGGPVNSARVFTKSGADWTPSADLTASDPSVSKSFGSSVAVSADGVTAVVGASYSTSSQTQYPGAAYVFSLSGSTWTQTDKLSANTAGTAFDHFGTVTAIRGRTIVVAAPSAAIGFRALQGSAYVFYSPQGFEVALDPISQTGYVGMTTTFSSTVADGTGVTVQWQVSTDAGATWTDIAGASNGWYSLVPALTDSGNQYRARFTDAASDTILTHPATLTVVGTGTTTTLTSNLNPSRGGDAVTFTITVTDETGITHPPNGVVDLYIGGVWCLATSVDLYGQVWLTTTVLYPGTYTLLAKYRGWDQLQASESTALFQVVQPGVAVTRSTLTSSLTPSTVGDSVTFTVTMANLSGPTYPWAGSVDFYVGDQWVATRPVDADGKAKLTTSALVPGTYTLTAKYLGAHDFQPSQTFEPFYQIVMHVKAPTMTTLTSNPNPSASHGSVTFTAKVTDASGATPVTTGGVDWYIGGVLVLSMGLDGTGTASFTTQSLVPGYYTLTAKYLGADFFQASPSAPYLQIVNATPAPSAATASAALMAQPSSTALVAQAGPTPLASRQWKLQAMRAQIVAARAERLATRAIPQRLATAHRGR; this is translated from the coding sequence ATGAGAACACCGCGCGCAGCGGTTGGTCGAACGCGACTCTTCCAAAGCACCGCGGCGGCGAGGCGACGGCGGTGGCGGCCGACGGCCGAGCTGCTGGAGGACCGCCTGGCGCCGGCGACGGGAGCTTGGTCGGCCCTGGGAGCGGCCGCGCCGGGCCTGCTGAACGGCCAGTCGACCACCGATTCGTACTTCCGGCAGACCACGCTGATGACGCCGGGCCCGGCGGCCGGCGCCATGTTCGGCTCGTCGGTCTCGATGACGGCCGACGGCGGCACGGTTGCGATCGGGGCCCCTCATCTGAGCAGCGGGCAGCCCGGCGTCGAGCCCGGAACGGTCACCCTTTTCACGCGGACCGACCGGGTCTGGACCTCGATCGCCACGTTCTCATCCCCCGCGGGCGACCACAGCTTCGGCGACGCGGTCGCCTTGAGCGCCGACGGCGACACACTGGCGGTCGGCGCGCAGGCGGGGGACGTCCAGCACGGCGCGGCTTCGCTTTACATCTACACGCGATCGGGAACGGCCTGGACCTTGAGCCAGTATGTGAACATGGCCGACGGCGGCGGGTTCGGCGCCAGTCTGGCGATCAGCGACGACGGGTCCGTCATCGTGGCCGGCGCCGCGTACACCAACGTCGGCGCCCATTCGGCGCAAGGGACGGTCTACGTCTTCACGCGGGCCGACGGCGTTTACACCCAGGGGCCGGCGATCGTCGCCGCCGACGGCGCGACGAACGACCTCTTCGGCAAGTCGATCGCGCTGAGCGGCGACGGGAGCACGCTGGCGGTCAGCGCGCCGGCCGCGCAGGTCGTCGGTCCCAGCGTGGGCGCCGTTTACGTTTACGACCACTCGGGCGCGGATTGGACGTTCGCGACCAGGCTGGAGCCTGCGCCGTCGTCGACCCTCGGTGGGCCGGTCGCGATCGACGGCGACGGCTCCACGCTCGTGATCGCGGGGGCGACGACGTTCATCAACGGCGGCCCCGTGAATTCCGCTCGCGTCTTCACCAAGTCGGGCGCGGACTGGACCCCGTCCGCCGACCTGACCGCCTCCGATCCAAGCGTGAGCAAGTCGTTCGGCTCGTCGGTCGCGGTCAGCGCCGACGGAGTCACGGCGGTCGTCGGGGCGAGCTATTCCACCTCTTCCCAGACTCAGTATCCGGGGGCCGCGTACGTTTTCAGTCTCTCGGGATCGACCTGGACCCAGACCGACAAGCTGTCCGCGAATACGGCTGGAACGGCCTTCGACCACTTCGGCACGGTGACGGCGATTCGCGGTCGGACCATCGTCGTCGCCGCCCCCTCGGCCGCGATCGGTTTTCGCGCATTGCAGGGCTCCGCTTACGTCTTCTACAGTCCCCAGGGGTTCGAGGTCGCGCTCGATCCGATCAGCCAGACGGGGTACGTGGGGATGACGACGACGTTCTCGTCAACCGTGGCGGATGGCACGGGCGTCACGGTCCAATGGCAGGTCAGCACCGACGCCGGCGCAACCTGGACGGACATCGCGGGGGCGTCGAACGGGTGGTACTCGCTCGTTCCCGCCCTGACCGACTCGGGCAACCAGTATCGCGCCCGGTTCACCGACGCCGCCAGCGACACGATCCTCACCCACCCCGCGACGCTCACCGTCGTCGGCACGGGAACGACCACCACGCTGACATCGAACCTGAACCCGTCGAGGGGGGGCGATGCGGTGACGTTCACCATCACCGTCACCGACGAGACCGGGATCACCCATCCGCCCAACGGCGTGGTGGATCTCTACATCGGCGGGGTGTGGTGCCTGGCGACGTCGGTCGACCTCTACGGCCAGGTGTGGCTCACGACCACGGTGCTGTATCCGGGGACTTACACGCTGCTCGCCAAATATCGAGGGTGGGACCAGCTCCAGGCGAGCGAGTCGACGGCGCTCTTCCAGGTCGTCCAGCCGGGCGTGGCGGTGACGAGGTCCACGTTGACGTCGAGCCTGACCCCCTCGACGGTCGGCGACTCGGTGACGTTCACCGTGACGATGGCCAACCTGAGTGGGCCGACCTATCCGTGGGCGGGGAGCGTCGACTTCTACGTCGGCGACCAGTGGGTCGCGACGCGGCCGGTCGACGCCGACGGCAAGGCGAAACTCACCACGTCGGCCCTGGTCCCGGGGACTTACACCCTGACCGCCAAGTATCTGGGGGCGCACGACTTCCAGCCGAGCCAGACGTTCGAGCCGTTCTACCAAATCGTCATGCATGTCAAGGCGCCGACGATGACCACGTTGACGTCGAACCCGAACCCGTCAGCGTCCCATGGCTCCGTGACGTTCACCGCGAAGGTCACCGACGCGAGCGGCGCAACCCCCGTGACCACGGGAGGCGTGGATTGGTACATCGGCGGGGTCCTGGTCTTATCGATGGGGCTCGACGGCACGGGGACCGCGTCCTTCACCACGCAGTCCCTGGTGCCGGGCTACTACACCCTGACCGCCAAGTATCTGGGGGCGGATTTCTTCCAGGCGAGCCCGTCGGCCCCTTATCTCCAGATCGTCAACGCAACGCCCGCTCCGTCCGCGGCGACCGCCTCGGCGGCCCTGATGGCGCAACCGAGTTCGACGGCCCTTGTGGCGCAAGCCGGCCCGACGCCCCTGGCGTCCCGGCAATGGAAGCTTCAAGCGATGCGGGCGCAGATCGTCGCCGCCCGCGCCGAGCGACTGGCGACCCGCGCCATCCCCCAGCGGTTGGCCACGGCTCACCGCGGACGCTGA